The genomic window ACAGGGAACTGGACGCCCTGGACCCACGGCGAGCCAACCGGCCCCTGACCTCAGGACGTGTACCGGTCCGGCACGCTGTCGTCCTGTCGCTGCTCCTGGGCGCGCTGTTCACGCTCGCGGTGCTCACCCTGCCCAGCGAGCACCCTTCCCTCCTGTGGGTCTCCCTGGCCCTCACTGTCTGGGGCAACACGCGGCAGAAGCGCTCCCGTGTCCCCACACCGGTGTCCGACCTGCTCTGGGGCGTCAGCGTGGCCGCACCGCTGCTCGCGTTCACCCCGGCGCCCACGGTCGGACATCTGGCGGCGGCGGCCGCTCTCGCCCTCGTGGTCACCGCGTTCGACGTGGCGGGAGGAGACGTCAAGGACCTGGAGACGGACCTGTCCGCCGGGCTCCGCACTACGGCGATCGTGCTGGGCCTGCGGCCCGGACCGCACGGCGTCGGCACTTCCACCGCGTTCCGGCTGACGATGACAGCCGGCTACGCGGTGACAGGGGCGCTGTGCCTGACGGCACTCCTTACCGCGTCGGCCCGGCTTCCGCTCCTCCTGACCTCCCTCACGGCCCTCCTCGCGGGCACTGCGCCCCTGGCACGCCACACCGCCGGACGGCGCGTCTCGGCCGGCGGCCGCAGCGTGCTGTTCCTCGCCGGCCCGTTCGTCGCGGTGCTGGGCGCGACGGCGGCCCTGGCACCTCGCCCCGCCCAAGTCGCCCTGAGCATGGGAGCCGTGACGGGAGCCACGCTCGCGGCAGCCCTCGGCCGACGGCTCCTGGCCCGCACCGCACGGCGCCTGCCGTCTGCGTACAAGGAGTTGCCGGAGGCGTGAAGGGCTGCCCGACCTGGGGAACGGGTCAGAAGACCCGGGCCTCGGGCTGGGTTTGTGAGCGCACCGCGGTCCGATGGCCTGCCGGCGGGGCCCCTACAACTTCAAGCTGAACCAGTTCGTCTTCCCCTGGTCCGTCGGCCGTACGCCCCAGTCATCGGCGAAAGCGCGAACAAGCAGGAGGCCACGCCCGGACTCCTCGTCCTGGGCGGCGCGGCGTGGCTGGGGCAGGTGGGGGCTGCGGTCGCTGACCTCCACGGTGATGCCGGTGCCGGTACGGGACGCGTGCACACCGAGGGGGCCGTGGGCGTGCTGTACGGCGTTGGTGAGAACCTCGTAGAGCAGCAGGAGCGCGTCATCCGTGGTGCCCGCACAGCCCCAGGTGCTCTGCCCTGGCGAGGAAGTCGCGGCCCGCCGGCACGGACTCGGGCGTGGCGGGCAGGTCCGTGGTGGCCGTGGCCAGCGGGGCGGCGGGGAGCTGGGGCAGGAGCAGCGTGACGTCGTCGTGGCCGTCCGCGTCGGGCAGCAGTGCCAGCAGGACGTGGTCGGCGGTGGCCTCCAGGTCGACGGTCTCGGTCGACGGCGACGCGGCTGATGACGCGTGCGCCGTCACGGTCCGCTTCCCCGACGGGAGCGAACTCCGCGCCTGACGGCAAGCGGCAGGACGCCGGGGCCGGGGTCCGGACATGTCTCACTCTGCACGGCCAACTGCACGCCCTTGGAGGAGAGATGAAACGGCACTCAGTGAGGGAGAGAGCGGCGGTCGCGCTCGCCGCGCTGGTGACGGCGGCCATGATCCTGCTGTCCTACGCGCCGGCGACGGCCGCACCGCCGCAGGCCGGCACCCTGGCGGCGGGTTACGCACTGGTGGGCAGCCAGTACCGGGCGGACGCCGGGCTCGGCGACTGTCTGCGTACCTTCAGAGGCAGCTCCACCACCGAAGTCGCCAACTGCACGGCACAGGGTGCCGCCACCGACACCACCTCGATGCGCCTGTGGGACGACGCGGCCTTCCTCGCGGGTTGGCCGACACACCCGGTGGCCGGCCAGAAGACGGCTCTGGTGCTGGCGACCCACTGGAGCGACGCCGCGCCCGCAGACCCGGCCGCGGTCCAGCAGGCGACCCTCGGCACCAGCTACCCCTCACTGCGAACCTATCTGCAGGAGGTGTCCGGAGGGCAGCTCGACCTGACGGGCGACATCCTCACCGGCATCGACCTGGGCCCGCGCCCGACCACCTGCGACTCCGGGGCGATCCGCAGCGCGGCGACGTCGGGGGCGCTGGCACGGGGCTTGGACCCGGCGACGTACGACTACCTCATGATCGACATCTCGGCCACATCGGCCTGCTCGTAGGCGGGACTGGTCTCCCAGCCCGGCAACTGGACCATAGCCAATGGCGTGGGCTGGAAGACATGGGTGTGGACCCACGAGTTCGGCCACAACCTGGGCTTCACCCACTCCGACACGCTAAGGCCTGCCCGGCCAGCGGCATGTGACACGGGTGAACAGCACCTGCACCGTGTCCGTGGGCGATGACCCGACGGACACCATGGGCGGCGGCATGCACCTCTACCCGGTCGACTACCGGCAGTTCGCCGGATGGATCCCCGACTCCCAGGTGGTCAGGGTGGCGGCCGGCGGAAGCTACCGGCTGGGCCCCCTCGGAGTGAGCGGGACGCAGGAATACCGCATCCCCCGCGGGGACGGCAGCCATCTGTCGCTGGAGTTCCGCCCGGCCACCCCGCCCTACGACGACTACACCTCCACCGACCCGCTGGTCAACGGAGTGATCGTCCGAATCGTCACCAGCGGTGCGACGGTTCACAACAGACTTGTGGACACCACGCCCGCCACGGCGACCACCGCTGACGCGCCGCTGGCCGCGGGGAAGACCCTCGCGGACGAAACCGCGAACGCGGCCGTGACGGTCTGCTCGGTCGGTGCCCAGGGAGCGGATCTCAGGGTCGCCGTCGGAGGAACGACACCACCCGCCCGCTGAACCCGGTCCCGGGCGCGCGCCCGCTCCAGGAGCGCGCCCCCTCCCTGAGGACGTCGACGAGGTCGGCGAGGACAGACCCCCCGGTACGACGGTGGCGTATCCACCTCCATGAGCCGGCACCGGGCGCTGGGCCGATCCGTGAGACAGTGCCGTGTGCCGTGTGCCGTGTGCCGTGTGCCATGTGCTCGGCGCAGCTGTTGTCCGGCCCCGCAGTGGGGTTTGCTAGCGGGGTACTGCTTCCATCGTCACGTCCACGGACCATACTGGGCGGGCCCCGATCACCGACAGAACGACTCCATGGCCAAGAACAGCAGCTCCTCGACCACCGTCCCCGACACCGCGTGGCTGGGGCGCGGGCGCCACCTCGGGCCCGAGCCCGAGCAGGACGTCCGGCGCAACCTGATCGCCCTCAAGGCGGCCGGGGTGCTCGACGACTTCCTGGATCTCGACCCCGCCGAGGCGGCCCGCTCCACCGTCCTGCACCCGCGGGACGAGTCCGCGGACCCCGGCCCGTCGGCCCGCCGCCTTTTCGAGGCCCGTTGGCGCGTGGCCGGCGACGTCACGGTGCGCGCACAGCTGACCACGTACGACCCCGAGGCCCGCCGCAAGGGAAGCGAGGGCGTCACCTGGATCCTCGCCGCGGAGGCGCGGCGGGCCTGGGCCGCGCACTGGCCCTCGCCCGCCACCATGTTCTGGCCCGACAGCGACATGGTCGCCTGGGACCACGACACGGTGCCGGGCGTGCGCCTGCGGACGACGAATCACCTGCCGAAGGACGACGACGAGCTGCGCCGGCGGCTGCGGGACTGCACCCGGGAGAGCTGGTTCATCCATGTCGTGGTGCACGAGGCGATGACGCCGGACGTGATGGGGCAGCGGCCGGTCTCGGCGTTCCTGCCGCCCAGTCTGCGCCACCGGGTGGTCGAGCACCGGGGCACGCCGGAGCAGGCACAGATCGTCGACTACGCGATGAAGCGGGAGCTGAGCGTGCGGATGCCGCGCGGCGGCGCCGTCGTCGTGCCCACCGCACCACCGGACCCGGGTTACGACGCGGACCGTTTCACGGTGCGCAGTGTCTTCCTGGACGGCTCGGAACCGACTGAACTCATCGGCAGGGTAAAGGAGTTCGCCGCACTGCCGCAGCCTCTGCCGGCCGAGGCCGAGCGAGCCCTGACGCGGCTGCGCCAGGGCTGGCACCTGCTCACCCCGGACGAGGAGCTGGTCCACGCCCGGACCATGGTCACCAGGTACGCCGAGGCGCTCGATGCCATGACGAACTCCCGTGACCTGTACCGGGAGGCGGCCGAGGCGGCGCAGGCCGCGCTGGCCGAGGTGACTGGCGGCGACGGTGTGCCCCGGCTGCCCGTGCCGGGCCCGGCCAAGGCGGACGGCTCGCCGCTGAGCGCCCTCACGAAGGCGTTCGGCCGCTTCCGGGACCCGCACAAGTAGCGAGGACGATCCCGTCCACAAGCGGGTGGCGCGGCATGGCACAGTGCCACCCGCTGTCGCGTGCTCCCGTTCGACGACACGGTGAGTGACGCCGTGCGTGAGCCCAGACGCGAACGCGATCGTGAGCCCTGACGGCTGCGCCCTCAGAGAGCGCTGGAGAAGCGGACGTGGAGCTCGGGGAGGATGAAGGTGCGCCTCCGTGGGCGTGAGGGTTCGGCCAGTCGGAGCCTGAGCAGCTCCACGGCCGACACCCCGGCCTCGTATTTGGCGGGGGCGACGGCGCTCAGTGGGATGTCGGCGATCCCGGCGAACTCGTCGTCGTACGAGACGATCGCGCTGACCGCGACACGGCGACCGGGATCCACGCGCCTTGGGCCCGCACGGTGATCGTCAACGGCCGCAAGGTCCCCTTCGCCCGCCGCGACGACGCGGTCCTGGCCGCCGCGATGAGCTGAGCCGGCGGCTCCGCTCACCAGGGGGGTGACGCTCTCCCGTTCGCATGCTGAACGCCAGACACCCAGGTCGGGGGCACGGGTGTCTGGTACCGCACCTTCCCGGGCCCCGGGACCGCTGAGCGATCACCGCCTCGGCCGACCGAGCCCGAGATCCCCCCTCCCACTGCACGAGAGGTGATCCATGCGATTCCGCAAGACTGCACACCACATCGCCGCCGCGATGTTCGGCGCCTGCGTGCTTATTGCGACAGGCCAGGCCCAAGCCGCACCGGGCCCGCTGACGCCGAGCCTCTTGCCGACGGCTTCCCTGGTCGACCCCGACACCCCTGCTGGGGCGCAGCCAGTGCACGGGCTGGGCATCAGCGCGGCCCAAACGCTCGTCTTCAGCGACGAGTTCAACGGCAGCACGGTCGACAGCAGCAAGTGGACCACCCGCGACCAGCAGCGCGACGGCGCGGCCGCGGGTGACGCCTGGTGGTACAGCAGGCCGACGGAGGACACACCCCCGGCGGCGTCGTGGACGGCACGGCCCGCGACGGCTCCGAGATCGACCTGGTGGAAACCGCCTACCAGGCGGACAAGTTCTCCACCGCCGTCCACAGGGACGGCTACGGCGCTGACCACCAGTCACTGGGCACCACCCCGAACGCCCCGGGTCAGCACAGCGTCTGGTACCACACCTTCGGCCTCGACCGGACGCCCACCAGACTGGAGTTCACCTACGACGGGACCGTCGTTCGCACCGTCACCGTCACCGTCACCGTCACCGTCACCGAACTGATCACCCAGGTGATGGAGTTCCCCATCCTCTCCCACGAGGTACTCGACGCCTGGGCCGACGGCTCGATCCACAACGAGACCTTCGAGTGGCAGTCGAACATGTACGTCGACTGCATCCGCATCTGGCAGTGACCCGGTAGGCCGCCGTCGCATCGATCCGCTTGGCGGATGTCGGTGTCGTCCTTCTGTCCGACGGAACCGGTGCCCTCGTAGGCGCCGCCGACCGAGGGACATCCACCCGACCGGACCCTGGCTCCGGGCGGGTGGATGCCGAGCCTGCCTATCGTCGTCGTACGGGGCCCTCCGGGTGGGGCTCTGCCGTCCGCCGCCCCGTCGCAGGGGCGTGGCGGCGGAGACCGTGTGACGGAGGTTCAGGCGTGTGTCATGACTGCGGTTGCCGCGAGGTCTCCCTGATCAAGGACTTCATCGCCGAACACGAAATGGTGACCGATCTGGCGGGGGACGCCGTACGGGCCCTGGAGCGGGGTGCCGATGCCGACGCCGGCCGACTCGTCCGGGAGATGGCCGCCGCGCTGCGCGCACACTGGCAGGGTGAGGAGCGCGGCCTCTTCGCGGTGATGCGTCAGGACGACGAGTACGCGGGGTACATCGAAGCCCTCGAACACGAGCATCGCGACCTGGACCATCTGCTCGACACCGTCGACCTCGGCGACGCGAACGGCCGTCGACGATTCGTCAAGGCCGTCGCAGAACTCCACCGCCACATCGCCAAGGAGGAGGACGGGCTGTTCCCTGCCTCGCTCACTGCACTGACCGGCGACGACTGGAACCGGTCCATCGCCGCATGACGCGAGGCTCATCCGGACGTCCGGACACGATGACCCCCGTGGGTCGAAGGGGCCGGGGTGCCGTGCAGGGCCGAGGCACGGCTCAGGCTGGGAAGCCGATGTTTGTGACAACGCCGACATGCGGGGCGACCCGCACCTTCCAGCCCTTCATGGAGCCGCCGGAGGTGAGGACGAAGAGGGCGCCGTTGTGCCTGCTGTACGCGGCCTTGTTGCCGCGCTGCTGGATGGTGCCCCACTTCACGTACCTGCCGGTGGCCCGATCCTTGGCCCACATCTCGGCGTCGAAGCCGTTCTTGACCTTGTAGACCTTGGCGTCGGAGGCGGAGCCGCCGAGGTTCTTGTACCAGCGGACGAAGACGCGCTTGGCGCCCTGGCCACCGCCGTCCATGCCCGACCTGGTGACCCTGCCGTCCGAGGTCAGCGCGAAGGTGATGCCGTCGAGCTTTATGGACGCGTTCCGCACATAGGTATGGAGAGAGCCTCGGAGCGCCTTCTGGAGATAGAGCTCGGCCTTGGCACTGCGGGCGGAGGGGTTGACGTCGACCTTGGCCGACCAGCCCCGACCGAGCTGGACGATGCCCTGGCTCACCCAGCCGCCCAGCAAGGCGGGCTCCTTGTCCTGGAGTTTGATCAGGCCGATGCGGCCGTTGTCGGCATTCAACTCGTAGACGTAGCCGCCGTCGGTCAGAGTCGGATGGGTGGAGGAGAGCGTGGCGATCTCCTTACCGTTGACCTTGATGATCGCGACGAACATGCCGCCCCGGTTCTGCACGGTGGCCGTGGCGCCGTTGCCAAGGGTCACGGTCTGGGCTGCTCCCCACGTGCCGTTCTGAACGCTCTGGACGTCCTGCTCCTGCTGGACGGCCAGGTCGCCGTTGTCCTGCTGCTCCTGGCTCTGACCCTGTATCCGGGTCTGCGTCTGCGACGTGGGCTGGGAGTCGGCGAAGGCAGTGGCGACCGGCATGGCGGCCAGCCCGACGGCGACGCCGGAGGCAAGTACGGAGAGGCGGAGGGTACGGAGGTTGGCGCCCATATCACTGCTCTTTCTCGTAGCGGTGAGGCTCTGGCCCTGTAGGTGGGCCTGCTCCTCGAGTCCTTGGTCGCGCCTGTGGCGGCGACGCAAATGAAGCTACGGACGCAATGTTTGCGTAGGGCATAAGGAATGCAACAAAGGCCAGGAATGCCGATCACATATTTGTAACATGAAGAAAAGGGCTAAAGTCCCGAAAGGGGCGGGTCAAGGGTCCTTCACGCCCGGGGGCGCGCCTGTCTCCGAGGAAATCCCGCCTTTCGGCGGGATTCCTTCTGCCCCAGCGAGTGCCATGGCAGCAAGGCGTGATATCGAACGCCGAGGCGCCTCTCTTGGCGCGTCCGTTGCGCGTAGCCGCCCGCATACAGGCCGGTGGCTGTTGCCGCCCTCGTCGTCGTCCCCCGGCGCCACGAGTCGGCCGGTACCCACTACCCACCCCAACACTGCTGGTCGTGATGTGGCCCGGACGCCCCACCGTGCTTCATGGCTCACGGCGACCACGACACCGTCGTCCATGCCGTGAAAGCCTTTGCCGCCTGGGTGCGTTGGACACGGGCGGCTCTCGAGGGAGGAGCTGAGCACCCTATCGTTGCGTCATGGCCTTCCACCCGTCGACGGAACCCGCCGTCTTCCACGCGTCCCTCCGCGATCAGTTCGAGGTATTCCTCGATGAACATCGATCCGTGCTGCACGACAGCCTGAACGGGCTGACCGAAGAGCAGGCAGGCCGATCGCTGGTCGCGTCCAAGACCACGCTGCTCGGTCTGGTCAAGCACGCCACGTTCGTCGAGAAGGTCTGGTTCGATGAGGCGATCACCTGCCGATCCCGTGCCGAGATCGGCATTCCCGGCTCGCCCGACGAGTCGTTCGACCTCCACGACGGCGACACGATCGCCTCGGTCCAGCATGCCTACCAGCAGGCATGCGCGGCGTCCCGTCGAGCCACGGAAAGTCTGACGCTGGACGACCTCCTGCGGGGCAACCGCCGGGGCCCGCTGCCGCTGCGTTGGGTGTACCTCCACATGCTGCGCGAACTGGCCCAGCACTGCGGCCATGCCGACATCCTTCGCGAGCAGGTCCTCGACGACAGGACACGCCGCGGCTGAAGCGGGGACGGTCCGCGTGCATCCCAGGCCGTCAGCCGACCCAGCCCGCTCGACCGTGACCCCCTCCGTCTGGCGCGCGTCCGGGTCAGCGTCCTGGGCTGCGGAGCCGGTCGACCATCCCCTCGACGGCATCGTCCTCCTGCCGAGTACAAGGGGGAGCCCGCGCATTCGGTGAGACCTGTGTGAGGGCGCGTGAGACGACGAAGTCGCGCCCTGATGCTCGATGGCGTAAAGCAGGGATGAATTGACCAATAGCGTCCCGGCAACAAGGGGGCGGCTCTCCAGTTCGGCGCACGATGCGCAGACCCGTGCGGCCACCACCGTCAGGATCGCCCCGTGTCCGAGGAGCTTGCTGGCAACGAAAGCGTGGAGTCGATGGCTCCTGCCGACGCCGCGTGCGCCGACTGGCACCTGCACTACGACGGGCGGACGGCCGCCTCGATGGCGTTCGCCGGGCTCGCCCGGCCCACCCGGGGCGGGTGAGCCTCGTGCCGCAGGACGAGGCGGGCCTGCTCGACTTCGACCGCTTCCTGGCCGAGTCCCGCGCCGGTACGCAGGTCTGCTGCTGCGGTCCGGAACCGCTGCTAGCCGCCGTTGAGCAGCGCTGCGCGGCCTGGCCGGCCGGGGGCCGCACGTCGAGCGGTTCGCCGCCGGGCCCCTCGACGAGTCGGCGCGCGCCGAGCCCTTGGAGGTGGAACTGGTGGTCAGCGACCTGACCGTGTCGGTCCCGCCGGATCAGTCCATCCTGGAGGTCGTCAAGCGGGCCGGAGTACGAGTCGAGTCCTCACCGCGAGGAGGGCGCTTGCGGCACGTGCGAGAACCCGGTCCTGGAGGGCGTCCCCGACCACCGGGACCGCCTGCTGACCGACGAGGAGGAGGCGTCGGGCGATGTGATGCTGATCTGCGTGTCCGGGGCGCTGGCCGACCGGCTCGTCCTCGAACTGTAAGAGAGCGCGCAAACCGGAGGGCCTGCTGGTGCGGCTCCGGGCGGGGAATGCCAGCGGGCCTTCAGCTGCGCAAGCCGTCAGTCTTCCGCGATTGTGGCATTGGCGGCGCGCAAGCTGCACCCTAGTGAGCTGGTTCGGAGATGCGTGAGCAGTAGCGGCAGATTCGGTCGAGGATCTGGTCGGCGGTCTTGGTCCATGTGAAGGGCCGGGCACTGTTGTTCCAGACCTTGATCCAGTTCTCGAGTGCGGCCTTGAGGTCGTCGAGGGAGCAGAACACGCCGCGTTCGAGGCAGCGTCGTTCCAGCTCGGCGAACCACCGCTCGATCTGGTTGATCCATGACGAGTACGTGGGGGTGAGGTGGAGCTGGAAGCGGGGATGTGCGAGCAGCCACTTGTGCACCACGGGTGCCTTGTGGGCGGAGAGGTTGTCGCAGATCACGTGGACCGCCAGGCCCGGATCGGTCTGGTGGTCGATTTCGTCGAGGAAGTCTCGGAAGTCCACAGCCCGGTGCTGCGCGGAAAGCTTGCCGATCGCCTTCCCCGTCGCGGTGTTCAAGGCGGCGAACAGGTCGACGGTGCCGTGGCGGACGTAGTCGAAACTGCGCCGCTCGGGGACCCCGGGCAGCATCGGCAGCACTGGCGCGGTCCGCTCCAGCGCCTGGATCTGAGGCTTCTCGTCCACCGCGAACACCGCCGCGTTTGCCGGCGGCGCGAGGTAGAGGCCGACGACGTCACGGATCTTGTCGATCATCAGCGGGTCCGGTGAGATCTTGAAGGTCTCGGTCCGCCAGGGCTGGAGGCCGAAGGCATGCCAGATCCTCAGCACGCTGGCGGGCGAGATGCCCACGACCTTGGCCAGCTCCCGCTTTGACCAGTGTGTGGCGCCCTCGGGAACCTCTTCAAGGGTGCGCACCACCACCTCCTCCACCTGCGCATCGGTGATGGTGCGCGGCACCCCGGGTCGTGGTTCGTCGGCCAGTCCGTCGAGCCGGCCGCGCAGGAACCTCGCCCGCCAGCGGCTCACGGTCATCCGGTTGACCCCCAGCCGCCCCGCGACGGCCATGTTGCTCCCGCCGTCCGCGCAGGCCAGCACAATCCGCGCCCGCAAGGCCAAGCCCTGCGCAGTCGTGCGGCGCTTCGCCCAGCCCTGCAACGTCACTCGCTCAACGCTCGATAAGACCAGCGGCTCCAGCCTGTTGTCACCCATGCCTTCCAGCAGAGCGCAGGCCACCAGCCCCGTCACCACCAAAGCCATGATCTGAAACGGAACACGACTCACGTGGCGACGCCAGAACTCAAAACCGAATCACTAGCTCCTCGTATGCGCCATCGGTCACTCGAGGAAAGCGGCGCTCCCCCAGTCGAAGATGGTGGGCTGCCTGAAACCGTCCAACGGTTCGGCGACGAGAGACCCGATACCCCGGTCACCAAGTCGGCCAGCCAACGCGGCCCAATCCTGTTGCAGATCGCGCAAGGCGTTGGCGAATGCCTCCGCGTACGTGCTCCCGTCAGCGAGCTCGATCGCAAGGAGCGCACCGAAAACAGTGGCGGCGTGGCCGTCGACCGGCCACAGGTGCCCGATGACGGCTTGATCGGGTCCGGCCACGGAACGGGCGATCCCCCGGTCGTCGTACGGGCCTTGAGTGTCAGCGGCCGCGCTGTCACAGGTGTTGAACACGACGAGTCTTCGCGTTGACCCCGGCGGCCGCGTTACGCGGGCGAGGTCGTCGAGGAAGACATGCTCGGTGCCGTTGAGCACGACAGCAGATCGGTCGGGCGCGTAGGGAGGATGCGACCCGTGCGCGACAACCCAGACAACGTCGTAGCTGTCGCGCTGGAACTCGGCAAGGAACCGGTCACGTGACAGGTCATCGCCGGTGATCACGTCGACGGTCTTGCCAGCGTAGGAGAACACTCTCTCCACGATGGAGGATTCCGTACGGGCCGACGGCGCGTCTCCGCACCACAGTTGCACCCGCTCCACAGGACGGTCCGGCAACGGCGCACGCAGACTGACCGCCAACGGAAGGACCGGGCCTCCAGCGCGGGCCAGCAGCGCCTGAACCGGGGTCAGACCCGGCAGCAGCGAGATGAAAGCGGTGGCGCCTTCGGTGGAGGCGAATTCTGCGAGGTCCGCCACGTCGAGATGGGCGTGCAGGGCGTCGTGCAACTCCTCTGCTTGCGTGGCGTCTTTGCGCCCGGTGGCAGGACGTGTCAGTGCGGTGTCGCCTTGCCCGCGGGTGACCAGGGCTCGCCCCAATGCTTTGTTGAAAGCCGTGGTGAGACGGTTGCCCGAGTCCGGGAGGTCAGGTGATGGGGCCGAACCTGGCCGGAACCAGACCTTGCTTCCGGCGTTCGCCAGCGTCAGGCACCGGTCGTGACGAGCTTGATCCGCTGGCACACCCCGCCAGATGCCCAGCAGCCGGGTCAGGTTCAGTGCGTCACCTGACCGTAGAAGCTGGTGCTGAAGCTGACCCAGCATGGAGAAGACGATGCCTCGATCGCGTGACACCTGCGCCGGATCGTCCTCGTTTTCCACGATGGTGATGACCTCCTTCACCTGCTCCAACAACTCAGGCAGGAAGGCGTCTCCCTCGCTCTCGGACATCCCCAAGAACCGATTCACCTGAAGAGCCAGGGCGGCGAAGGGATTCATGGAGACGTGTTGTACCGCCCACGCTGCGATCGCAGCGGGGTCGCGGTGGGTCACCGGGGGCCGCTCCCCGGCCAGAAAAGCAGCCATGGCCCCTGCGAGGGGATGAGCAGGATTGGCCAGTAGGAGAATCTCCAAGGCGTGCCCCAGCAGGCACGCTTGACGGCGCAAGCCTTGCCAGACCAAATGCTTTACCAGGTGAAGGGCGGCTTCCACCACATGCACGTCCCCGGTCGGCAAGGCGCGGGCGCAGATGGAGAGGACGGGGGCGCGGAAGCCCCGAGCCAAGTGCTCGCCGGTGCTGTGATTATTGGTGAGATAGAACACCATCGGTGCCAGCAAGATGACGACTCGCTCTACGGACTTGGCCCAGCGCGGGTCTTTCAGGGCCCGGTCAACCGGCTCCAAGTCGATGTCGACTGATCCGCCCTCGTCGTCTGACGTGGCAACCGCCCGATGCAGCCACTCCCACATGGCAAGAGGTTGCGCACACTCGAACGCCAGCCGCGCGGGAGCCCAGCAGACACCCAGCGCCAGAACGACACGCGCCCCTTCAGGAACCTGGGGAGCGACGGTTGGAATGCCTTGGAGGTCACTCAGAAGCGCTTTGGTAAAGCGCTCCCACGCATGCGGGGTGTCCTGAAGGCCGTCCTGCCGCAGTCGGATATAGGCAAGCAACTGCGCCACACTGGCCGGATCCGTGGGGTCCACGTCCAAGCTGGACGGGATGTCGAGGTGTCCAGCAGCGGAAGGCAGCAACTCACCGGGACGCACCTGCGTCAGACTCACTCTCTTCCCCGGAGGGCGTTGCACAATCCGAGCAGACTCCCACGCCTGACACGGCAGTTGGACCGAGTGGGTTGGAGCAACGGCCGTCAGCCCGACAACGCCTTACCCTATCCGCATGTATAGCTGCTTGTGTGGGCGTTTGCGCCCTCTCGAGCAGGCTGCCCAAGGGCACTGACCAGCCGACCAGCGCATCGCCGGTCGGCTGGTGCATGGACACCTGATCTGCGGCGGACCCGGTATCTTGCTCAAGGTCATCGCCATCGCAGCTAATTCTACGATGCTCCCAGACCCGCGTCCTGGTCGACGGCGACGGCGACGGCGATGGTGCGGTCGCGACAACGATGGTGCCGACGAAGCCGGGGGTGGCGGTGGCGGGCTCCTGGAGGTTGGGGAATGGTGGAAGGCCGCGTCAACCGCGCGGAAACCCAGCGGGTCGACGGGAGGGGGCTCCAAGAAGGTTCGGGATTGCCGGCCGGGTGCCGTGCGGGAGGGCGGGGCCAGTGGCGGAGCCCGGATGGCGAGATGTGCGGTGTCCGGTGGTTTGGCCGGAGCTCGCGATCCGAGAGGCCCCTGAGTTTCTGCATGGGGGTGTCCTGCAGGTCTTCCCGCCTCTGGGCGCCGCAGGGTCGGCCGCTGCGCACGGCCGGTGCCTGGGAGCGTTCACGGCGCATTGGAGGCGTAGAAGCCCCAGAGCGAATGCGCCTCTTCTGAGCCGCTGATGCTTCCAGCGCCTCCGTTATATAGGCGATGTTGGTTTGTACGTTCGCTCAGGTCGGGGATGCCCGCTGTAGGCGCTGCACAGCAGTGGTCGGTGTTCGCATGTCGGCCCGCTGCTGACGAGATGCTCCGTCTGGCTGATGACACCCCC from Streptomyces formicae includes these protein-coding regions:
- a CDS encoding DinB family protein, with the translated sequence MAFHPSTEPAVFHASLRDQFEVFLDEHRSVLHDSLNGLTEEQAGRSLVASKTTLLGLVKHATFVEKVWFDEAITCRSRAEIGIPGSPDESFDLHDGDTIASVQHAYQQACAASRRATESLTLDDLLRGNRRGPLPLRWVYLHMLRELAQHCGHADILREQVLDDRTRRG
- a CDS encoding hemerythrin domain-containing protein, with translation MCHDCGCREVSLIKDFIAEHEMVTDLAGDAVRALERGADADAGRLVREMAAALRAHWQGEERGLFAVMRQDDEYAGYIEALEHEHRDLDHLLDTVDLGDANGRRRFVKAVAELHRHIAKEEDGLFPASLTALTGDDWNRSIAA
- a CDS encoding substrate-binding domain-containing protein — its product is MDPGRRVAVSAIVSYDDEFAGIADIPLSAVAPAKYEAGVSAVELLRLRLAEPSRPRRRTFILPELHVRFSSAL
- a CDS encoding IS630 family transposase is translated as MGDNRLEPLVLSSVERVTLQGWAKRRTTAQGLALRARIVLACADGGSNMAVAGRLGVNRMTVSRWRARFLRGRLDGLADEPRPGVPRTITDAQVEEVVVRTLEEVPEGATHWSKRELAKVVGISPASVLRIWHAFGLQPWRTETFKISPDPLMIDKIRDVVGLYLAPPANAAVFAVDEKPQIQALERTAPVLPMLPGVPERRSFDYVRHGTVDLFAALNTATGKAIGKLSAQHRAVDFRDFLDEIDHQTDPGLAVHVICDNLSAHKAPVVHKWLLAHPRFQLHLTPTYSSWINQIERWFAELERRCLERGVFCSLDDLKAALENWIKVWNNSARPFTWTKTADQILDRICRYCSRISEPAH
- a CDS encoding family 16 glycosylhydrolase — encoded protein: MVQQADGGHTPGGVVDGTARDGSEIDLVETAYQADKFSTAVHRDGYGADHQSLGTTPNAPGQHSVWYHTFGLDRTPTRLEFTYDGTVVRTVTVTVTVTVTELITQVMEFPILSHEVLDAWADGSIHNETFEWQSNMYVDCIRIWQ
- a CDS encoding UbiA prenyltransferase family protein yields the protein MRDARTARGTGVPAAADSGRDGTGIAGRLWDYTGLVRLECLPLLSAPFLLGSAVSPTGSPAMAYAWFAAGLALHGLSCASNDIADRELDALDPRRANRPLTSGRVPVRHAVVLSLLLGALFTLAVLTLPSEHPSLLWVSLALTVWGNTRQKRSRVPTPVSDLLWGVSVAAPLLAFTPAPTVGHLAAAAALALVVTAFDVAGGDVKDLETDLSAGLRTTAIVLGLRPGPHGVGTSTAFRLTMTAGYAVTGALCLTALLTASARLPLLLTSLTALLAGTAPLARHTAGRRVSAGGRSVLFLAGPFVAVLGATAALAPRPAQVALSMGAVTGATLAAALGRRLLARTARRLPSAYKELPEA
- a CDS encoding 2Fe-2S iron-sulfur cluster-binding protein, with the translated sequence MSPSWRSSSGPEYESSPHREEGACGTCENPVLEGVPDHRDRLLTDEEEASGDVMLICVSGALADRLVLEL
- a CDS encoding ATP-binding protein — translated: MLLYEVLTNAVQHAHGPLGVHASRTGTGITVEVSDRSPHLPQPRRAAQDEESGRGLLLVRAFADDWGVRPTDQGKTNWFSLKL